The Petropleomorpha daqingensis genome includes a window with the following:
- a CDS encoding FtsX-like permease family protein: MITHGLAYGWLSTRRRVRSMVLPIVTTATGAFLLVLVLGMASGISEQAATLGHTDEIRRAVVLIAVTVLLVGVVEVAVSTTRTVAHRTRELGVLGATGVRRPPVVAALLVEPVVAAAIGAVAGAVLAVAAAAVMAVTGMAESGISVGGTALGVVLAVVVSLVAAVATSLVPTWRAASRPPIRSLTAGA; encoded by the coding sequence GTGATCACGCACGGGCTGGCCTACGGCTGGCTGTCCACCCGCCGCCGCGTCCGGTCGATGGTCCTGCCGATCGTCACCACCGCCACCGGCGCGTTCCTGCTGGTGCTGGTGCTCGGCATGGCCTCGGGCATCAGCGAGCAGGCCGCCACCCTCGGCCACACCGACGAGATCCGCCGCGCCGTCGTCCTCATCGCGGTGACCGTGCTGCTGGTCGGCGTCGTCGAGGTCGCGGTCAGCACCACCCGCACCGTCGCCCACCGCACCCGGGAGCTCGGGGTCCTGGGCGCGACCGGGGTGCGGCGCCCGCCGGTGGTCGCTGCACTGCTCGTCGAGCCGGTGGTCGCGGCGGCGATCGGCGCCGTCGCCGGCGCCGTCCTCGCCGTCGCCGCGGCCGCGGTCATGGCGGTCACCGGCATGGCCGAGTCCGGCATCTCCGTCGGCGGGACGGCCCTCGGCGTCGTCCTCGCCGTCGTGGTCAGCCTCGTCGCCGCCGTCGCCACCAGCCTCGTGCCCACCTGGCGCGCCGCCTCCCGTCCGCCCATCCGATCCCTCACCGCAGGAGCCTGA
- a CDS encoding DUF6318 family protein has translation MAGLAVAAALVGGCSSKHEANDTLPSASSTAASPTLEPLGPADFPVPDEARTQDAAGAKAALRYYLDLVTHQQAKDGEPLRALSRNCNLCLSLADRADKDAASGYEVEGGKATITSLSEPAISGPHAEFSFSISQSAVEVRDRQGVPVPDRGSAEIPALTGAAAMDWNETKQAWIVSFLSFERS, from the coding sequence GTGGCCGGACTCGCGGTGGCGGCCGCGCTCGTCGGCGGCTGCTCGAGCAAGCACGAGGCCAACGACACCCTGCCTAGCGCGTCGTCGACTGCAGCCTCGCCCACCCTCGAGCCACTCGGCCCCGCCGACTTCCCGGTCCCCGACGAGGCCCGCACCCAGGACGCCGCCGGCGCGAAAGCAGCCCTGCGGTACTACCTGGACCTCGTCACTCATCAACAGGCCAAGGATGGGGAACCTCTCAGAGCCCTGAGCCGCAATTGCAACCTTTGTCTTTCTCTAGCTGATCGCGCCGACAAAGACGCTGCGAGTGGGTACGAGGTCGAAGGCGGCAAGGCCACGATCACCAGCCTGAGCGAGCCGGCCATCTCGGGGCCTCATGCAGAGTTCAGCTTCTCGATCAGTCAATCCGCAGTAGAGGTCCGTGACCGTCAGGGCGTCCCCGTCCCCGATCGGGGTTCCGCCGAGATTCCCGCCCTTACCGGCGCGGCGGCAATGGATTGGAACGAGACCAAACAGGCGTGGATAGTCAGCTTTCTGTCGTTTGAGCGTTCATGA
- a CDS encoding ABC transporter permease has product MATTALESSPSVAAPRIAVGSSPLRNSTFVRLLRFALANVRRRPERFVLATFGIALAILSVTVVRTISASFAITGDETVTQVLDGAPLWVVPAEGVHYDSDVGAIVADGPPPDLAVPEGWTAKRTLTDASGDGWWTVTPPAADADRHDLGRLLGAATGLPTTTNPAIQPDGRPLIYDAVGGSGAVTFEQKFSALFSGQVTSSTLGLISTIGLVLGFVIAVSSFLAAVQERRREFGIMSSIGLADEVLYFFLVESALVFVAAYVIGISLAAAAVWLVIPQIATPVAWLQAAGTVAAYLPAMAIVGALVPVHRLLQQRPVQLLGDTA; this is encoded by the coding sequence ATGGCGACCACGGCTCTCGAGTCCTCCCCCTCCGTCGCCGCTCCACGCATCGCCGTCGGCTCCTCCCCGTTGAGGAACAGCACGTTCGTCCGGCTGCTGCGCTTCGCGCTCGCCAACGTGCGCCGCCGCCCGGAGCGGTTCGTCCTCGCCACCTTCGGGATCGCCCTGGCGATCCTCTCGGTGACCGTCGTCCGCACCATCTCCGCGAGCTTCGCGATCACCGGCGACGAGACGGTCACCCAGGTCCTGGACGGCGCCCCGCTGTGGGTGGTCCCGGCCGAGGGGGTGCACTACGACAGCGACGTCGGGGCGATCGTCGCCGACGGACCCCCACCCGACCTGGCCGTGCCCGAGGGGTGGACGGCGAAGCGCACGCTCACCGACGCCTCCGGCGACGGCTGGTGGACGGTCACCCCGCCCGCCGCGGACGCCGACCGCCACGACCTCGGCCGGCTCCTCGGTGCGGCCACCGGACTGCCGACCACCACGAACCCCGCCATCCAGCCCGACGGCCGGCCGCTGATCTACGACGCCGTCGGCGGCAGCGGCGCGGTCACCTTCGAGCAGAAGTTCTCCGCCCTGTTCTCCGGCCAGGTCACCAGCTCGACGCTCGGCCTGATCAGCACGATCGGTCTGGTCCTCGGGTTCGTCATCGCGGTGTCGAGCTTCCTGGCCGCGGTCCAGGAGCGCCGCCGCGAGTTCGGGATCATGTCGAGCATCGGCCTGGCCGACGAGGTCCTCTACTTCTTCCTCGTCGAGTCCGCGCTCGTCTTCGTCGCCGCCTACGTCATCGGCATCAGCCTCGCCGCGGCCGCGGTCTGGCTGGTGATCCCGCAGATCGCCACGCCCGTCGCCTGGCTGCAGGCCGCCGGGACCGTCGCCGCCTACCTGCCGGCGATGGCGATCGTCGGCGCCCTCGTGCCCGTCCACCGGCTGCTGCAGCAGCGGCCGGTCCAGCTCCTGGGAGACACCGCGTGA
- a CDS encoding ABC transporter ATP-binding protein — MTLIEDRTKTAVVQVTGAWKLHKLGDEVVRALVDADLTVMPGEFVCLMGPSGSGKSTLLNLIGGLDRPTKGSVVINGQDTATLTESQFAALRHDTIGYIFQSYNLIPFLSAVENVELPLMFEPYDRKALRTRALELLELVGLGHRVDHAPPKMSGGEQQRTAIARSLISDPRLILADEPTANLDHRTGATVVRLLRDLCADLGVTVVASTHDPTVAEEASRVVRMKDGEIQAA; from the coding sequence ATGACGCTCATCGAAGACCGCACCAAGACCGCCGTCGTCCAGGTGACCGGCGCCTGGAAGCTGCACAAGCTGGGCGACGAGGTGGTCCGCGCGCTCGTCGATGCCGACCTGACCGTGATGCCGGGCGAGTTCGTCTGCCTGATGGGCCCGTCGGGCAGCGGCAAGTCCACCCTGCTCAACCTCATCGGGGGCCTGGACCGGCCGACGAAGGGCAGCGTCGTCATCAACGGCCAGGACACCGCGACGCTCACCGAGAGCCAGTTCGCCGCCCTGCGCCACGACACGATCGGCTACATCTTCCAGAGCTACAACCTGATCCCGTTCCTGTCCGCGGTCGAGAACGTCGAGCTCCCGCTCATGTTCGAGCCCTACGACCGCAAGGCTCTCCGCACGCGCGCGCTCGAACTGCTCGAGCTGGTCGGGCTCGGGCACCGGGTCGACCACGCCCCGCCCAAGATGTCCGGCGGCGAGCAGCAGCGCACCGCGATCGCGCGCTCGCTGATCAGCGACCCGCGGCTGATCCTCGCCGACGAGCCGACGGCCAACCTCGACCACCGGACCGGCGCCACCGTCGTCCGCCTGCTGCGGGACCTCTGCGCCGACCTCGGCGTGACCGTCGTCGCGAGCACCCACGACCCGACGGTCGCCGAGGAGGCCAGCCGCGTCGTCCGCATGAAGGACGGCGAGATCCAAGCCGCCTAG
- a CDS encoding APC family permease: MAIDAAPPESPTTARDKLMTTELVPEQVLPKVLGTFGLTATYVFIICWLTGSSVMATGGWTAIPMWILGILLFLLPAGLAVAELGNLWPGQGGVYIWAYRTMNEPLAFFGGFLSWIPVILNGASSPAIVLQLLLLAFHAEIGLTLSIILQLVILWVVIGLALAKLAANQKIMNVTFVVYGVLTAVIFVAGALYAANHGGPATEFSLHDTLVPNFAVGGFLFGTVLLYLVGVETPFNMGAEFLSVKRSATRMILWGSLALIAIYLLTTLGTMMALPTAEIDPVTGVVGMLGVAGFSGLMEIAAIVLAVIVFVALVTYQVAYSRLIFVSGLERHLPRIFTHLNPRTRNPVTAVLVQGAISSTIMVALFSQSSLANVTVYLTGALSVVWLISGFFFFLPLPLARRQYADRYATEQFWRIPGGMPVVWLVTVVGCLATLGGVYYSFATPWIDVPTGTWMTWLGSISAGCLLVGLLVYVFGRRSAQKLSAPDALAHLAVLERKPTETV; this comes from the coding sequence ATGGCCATCGACGCCGCACCGCCGGAGTCACCCACCACCGCTCGCGACAAGCTCATGACCACCGAGCTGGTCCCCGAACAGGTGCTGCCCAAGGTCCTCGGCACCTTCGGGCTCACCGCCACCTACGTCTTCATCATCTGCTGGCTGACCGGGTCGTCGGTCATGGCGACCGGCGGGTGGACGGCGATCCCCATGTGGATCCTCGGCATCCTGCTGTTCCTGCTGCCGGCCGGCCTGGCCGTCGCCGAGCTCGGCAACCTCTGGCCCGGCCAGGGCGGGGTCTACATCTGGGCCTACCGGACCATGAACGAGCCGCTGGCCTTCTTCGGCGGTTTCCTGTCCTGGATCCCGGTCATCCTCAACGGGGCCAGCTCGCCGGCGATCGTGCTGCAGCTGCTGCTGCTCGCCTTCCACGCGGAGATCGGGCTGACGCTGTCGATCATCCTGCAGCTGGTGATCCTCTGGGTCGTCATCGGGCTGGCGCTGGCCAAGCTCGCCGCGAACCAGAAGATCATGAACGTCACGTTCGTCGTGTACGGCGTGCTGACGGCGGTGATCTTCGTGGCCGGCGCCCTCTACGCGGCCAACCACGGCGGCCCGGCCACCGAGTTCAGCCTGCACGACACCCTCGTGCCCAACTTCGCCGTCGGCGGGTTCCTCTTCGGCACCGTGCTGCTCTACCTGGTCGGCGTCGAGACGCCGTTCAACATGGGCGCGGAGTTCCTGTCGGTGAAGCGCAGCGCCACCCGGATGATCCTGTGGGGCTCGCTGGCGCTGATCGCGATCTACCTGCTCACCACGCTGGGCACGATGATGGCGCTGCCCACCGCCGAGATCGACCCGGTGACCGGCGTCGTCGGCATGCTGGGCGTGGCCGGCTTCAGCGGCCTGATGGAGATCGCCGCGATCGTGCTGGCGGTCATCGTGTTCGTCGCGCTGGTGACCTACCAGGTCGCCTACTCCCGGCTGATCTTCGTCTCGGGCCTGGAACGGCACCTGCCGCGGATCTTCACCCACCTCAACCCGCGCACCCGCAACCCGGTGACCGCCGTCCTCGTCCAGGGCGCGATCTCCTCGACGATCATGGTGGCGCTGTTCAGCCAGTCCAGCCTGGCCAACGTCACCGTCTACCTGACCGGCGCGCTGTCGGTGGTCTGGCTGATCTCCGGCTTCTTCTTCTTCCTCCCGCTCCCGCTGGCGCGCCGGCAGTACGCCGACCGCTACGCCACCGAGCAGTTCTGGCGGATCCCCGGTGGCATGCCGGTCGTCTGGCTGGTCACCGTCGTCGGCTGCCTGGCCACCCTCGGCGGCGTCTACTACTCCTTCGCCACCCCGTGGATCGACGTCCCCACCGGCACCTGGATGACCTGGCTGGGCTCGATCAGCGCCGGCTGCCTGCTGGTCGGCCTCCTGGTCTACGTGTTCGGACGACGGTCGGCCCAGAAGCTCTCCGCCCCCGACGCCCTGGCCCACCTCGCGGTGCTCGAGCGCAAGCCCACCGAAACCGTCTGA
- a CDS encoding class I adenylate-forming enzyme family protein → MTPSPFDTSGIEVGADGIRRYTGLHRNLVAMLHDTVQRHPDRTAVVELGGPRATYAQLWDRARRVAGGLRARGVRPGDRVAVRLPNGLDWVLAFWGSHLAGAVVVPLNTRLAEAEVEFVLADSGAALVIGGELPDGDPVDLPDAAHSDLAALFYTSGTTGRPKGAMTTHENFLTTAESVIRCRELPRDAAEPLATLISVPLFHVTGCNSQMVTQARIGGTSVIMPRFEPAAFLRAIAEHRIDLVTSVPTIYELVLRHPDFAQTDVESVRTLSYGGAPMAPELVHRLLAAFPNARLGNGFGLSETSALATFLPHEYAEAHADSVGFAAPVNDLRIDRPSERGVGELLIRGPNVVAGYWGDPARTAETFVDGWLHTGDMATLTDGMVRIVDRAKDMINRGGENVYSVEVENALCAHPDVVEVAVVGVPDPVMGEKVGAVVLPRTGVSKADLIPDLIAYARTQLADFKVPQFIRVLDDPLPRNAGGKVLKAPLRQSEEWTPVPR, encoded by the coding sequence GTGACACCGAGCCCCTTCGACACCAGCGGGATCGAGGTGGGCGCCGACGGCATCCGCCGCTACACGGGCCTGCACCGCAACCTCGTCGCGATGCTCCACGACACCGTCCAGCGGCATCCGGACCGCACCGCCGTCGTCGAGCTGGGCGGCCCACGAGCCACCTACGCCCAGCTGTGGGACCGGGCTCGGCGGGTCGCCGGTGGGCTGCGAGCACGCGGGGTGCGGCCCGGTGACCGGGTCGCCGTCCGGCTGCCCAACGGGCTCGACTGGGTGCTCGCGTTCTGGGGCTCGCACCTCGCCGGCGCCGTCGTCGTCCCCCTGAACACCCGGCTGGCCGAGGCCGAGGTCGAGTTCGTCCTCGCCGACTCGGGTGCCGCGCTGGTCATCGGCGGCGAACTCCCGGACGGCGACCCCGTCGACCTGCCTGACGCAGCACACAGCGACCTGGCCGCGCTCTTCTACACGAGCGGCACGACCGGCCGGCCCAAGGGCGCGATGACGACGCACGAGAACTTCCTGACGACGGCGGAGAGCGTGATCCGCTGCCGCGAGCTGCCCCGCGACGCCGCCGAGCCGCTGGCGACGCTGATCTCGGTGCCGCTGTTCCACGTCACCGGCTGCAACTCGCAGATGGTGACCCAGGCGCGCATCGGCGGGACGTCGGTGATCATGCCCCGCTTCGAGCCGGCCGCCTTCCTGCGCGCGATCGCCGAGCACCGCATCGACCTGGTCACCAGCGTGCCGACCATCTACGAGCTCGTCCTGCGGCACCCGGACTTCGCGCAGACCGACGTCGAAAGCGTGCGCACCCTCAGCTACGGCGGCGCCCCGATGGCACCCGAGCTGGTGCACCGGCTGCTCGCCGCCTTCCCGAACGCGCGGCTGGGCAACGGGTTCGGGCTCTCCGAGACGTCGGCGCTGGCGACCTTCCTGCCGCACGAGTACGCCGAAGCGCACGCCGACTCGGTGGGCTTCGCGGCGCCGGTGAACGACCTGCGGATCGACCGGCCGTCGGAGCGTGGTGTCGGCGAGCTGCTGATCCGCGGGCCGAACGTGGTCGCCGGCTACTGGGGCGATCCCGCGCGCACCGCCGAGACCTTCGTCGACGGCTGGCTGCACACCGGCGACATGGCCACCCTCACCGACGGCATGGTGCGGATCGTCGACCGGGCCAAGGACATGATCAACCGCGGCGGCGAGAACGTGTACAGCGTCGAGGTGGAGAACGCGCTGTGCGCCCACCCGGACGTCGTCGAGGTCGCGGTGGTCGGCGTCCCGGACCCCGTGATGGGGGAGAAGGTGGGCGCCGTCGTCCTGCCGCGCACCGGGGTGTCGAAGGCCGATCTGATCCCCGACCTCATCGCCTACGCCCGCACGCAGCTCGCCGACTTCAAGGTGCCGCAGTTCATCCGGGTGCTGGACGACCCGCTGCCGCGCAACGCCGGCGGCAAGGTGCTCAAGGCGCCGCTGCGGCAGAGCGAGGAGTGGACGCCGGTCCCGCGCTAG
- a CDS encoding NAD(P)H-dependent flavin oxidoreductase: MIDRPVPIVLAPLAGGPSTPALAAAVSGAGGFGFLGAGYLTAEKLADAIAETRRLTDQPFGVNLFVPGQPSPPDVAATYADDLRQAGLQPGEPRYSDDEWPAKLDLLAADPVAVVSFTFGCPTPDVVRRLQDAGSECWVTVTSPAEARQAADSGADAVVVQGAEAGGHRGSFTDTDEVVGLIALLQLVRAATDLPMIAAGGLMTGAAVAAVLACGASAAALGTVFLDSPEAGTSAVQRESLRSTEPTALTRAFTGRLARGIRNRFLTEHADAPSAYPEIHYVTAPLRAAARSAGDPELVNLWAGQAYSLARPVPAADLVRQLHEDARAAAADALRALSR; this comes from the coding sequence GTGATCGACCGCCCCGTGCCCATCGTCCTGGCGCCGCTGGCCGGTGGACCGTCCACGCCGGCGCTGGCCGCCGCGGTCAGCGGCGCCGGAGGATTCGGCTTCCTCGGCGCCGGCTACCTGACCGCCGAGAAGCTGGCCGACGCCATCGCGGAGACGCGCCGCCTCACCGACCAGCCCTTCGGCGTCAACCTCTTCGTGCCGGGCCAGCCGTCGCCGCCGGACGTCGCCGCCACCTACGCCGACGACCTCCGACAGGCCGGTCTCCAGCCCGGCGAACCCCGCTACTCGGACGACGAGTGGCCGGCCAAGCTCGACCTGCTCGCCGCCGACCCGGTCGCCGTCGTCTCCTTCACCTTCGGCTGCCCGACGCCGGACGTCGTCCGCCGGTTGCAGGACGCCGGCAGCGAGTGCTGGGTGACCGTGACCTCGCCGGCCGAGGCGCGCCAGGCCGCCGACTCAGGCGCCGACGCGGTCGTCGTCCAGGGCGCCGAGGCCGGCGGCCACCGCGGCTCGTTCACCGACACCGACGAGGTCGTCGGCCTGATCGCCCTGCTCCAGCTGGTCCGCGCAGCCACCGACCTGCCGATGATCGCCGCCGGCGGGCTGATGACCGGCGCCGCGGTCGCCGCCGTCCTGGCCTGCGGGGCGAGCGCCGCCGCGCTCGGGACGGTCTTCCTCGACTCACCCGAGGCCGGGACGTCGGCCGTGCAGCGCGAGTCCCTGCGCTCCACCGAACCCACCGCGCTGACCCGCGCCTTCACCGGCCGGCTGGCCCGGGGCATCCGCAACCGGTTCCTGACCGAGCACGCCGACGCCCCGAGCGCCTACCCCGAGATCCACTACGTGACCGCGCCGCTGCGGGCGGCGGCGCGATCTGCGGGCGATCCGGAGCTGGTCAACCTCTGGGCCGGCCAGGCCTATTCATTGGCACGTCCGGTGCCGGCCGCCGACCTGGTCCGGCAGCTCCACGAGGACGCCCGCGCCGCGGCCGCCGACGCCCTGCGCGCTTTATCGCGATAA
- the solA gene encoding N-methyl-L-tryptophan oxidase: MTFDVIVVGLGGMGSAAAAHLAGRGQRVLGFERFGPAHALGSSHGGSRIIRQAYFEDPDYVPLLQRAYELWERAERDRGADLLTVTGGLYIGQPHHRTVGGSLATAQEHDLPHELLDAAEVRRRFPTLQPEDGEVALFEAVAGYVRPEASVSAHLELAARAGAELHFEEAVTAWEADGDGVRVTTATGTFRAERLVICPGAWAPQLLEDLGVPFTVERQVMYWFQPEGGAERYERHPIWIHQADDGLQLYGFPAIDGPDGGVKTAFFRHGSVTTPETIDRVVHPDEVEFMAKRLGAFAPGMPGRFLRGAACMYTTTPDEHFVVAVHPEHPNVTVACGFSGHGFKFVPVIGEILADLSTTGTTAHPIDLFDPRRGALSR, encoded by the coding sequence GTGACGTTCGACGTGATCGTGGTCGGGCTGGGCGGGATGGGCAGCGCCGCGGCCGCCCACCTGGCCGGCCGCGGGCAGCGGGTGCTGGGGTTCGAGCGGTTCGGGCCGGCGCACGCGCTGGGCTCCAGCCACGGCGGCTCGCGGATCATCCGCCAGGCCTACTTCGAGGACCCCGACTACGTGCCGCTGCTCCAGCGCGCCTACGAGCTGTGGGAGCGGGCCGAGCGCGACAGAGGTGCCGACCTGCTCACCGTCACCGGCGGCCTGTACATCGGGCAGCCGCACCACCGCACCGTCGGCGGGTCGCTGGCCACGGCTCAGGAGCACGACCTGCCGCACGAGCTGCTCGACGCCGCCGAGGTCCGCCGCCGGTTCCCGACGCTGCAGCCCGAGGACGGCGAGGTCGCGCTCTTCGAGGCGGTCGCCGGCTACGTCCGCCCCGAAGCGAGCGTGTCCGCGCACCTCGAGCTCGCCGCCCGCGCGGGCGCCGAGCTGCACTTCGAGGAGGCGGTCACCGCGTGGGAGGCGGACGGCGACGGCGTCCGGGTGACGACGGCGACCGGCACGTTCCGGGCCGAGCGGCTGGTGATCTGCCCCGGCGCGTGGGCTCCGCAGCTGCTCGAGGACCTCGGCGTCCCGTTCACCGTCGAGCGCCAGGTCATGTACTGGTTCCAGCCGGAGGGCGGCGCCGAGCGCTACGAGCGGCACCCGATCTGGATCCACCAGGCGGACGACGGTCTGCAGCTCTACGGCTTCCCGGCCATCGACGGTCCGGACGGCGGGGTGAAGACGGCGTTCTTCCGGCACGGCTCGGTGACCACGCCGGAGACGATCGACCGCGTCGTCCACCCGGATGAGGTCGAGTTCATGGCGAAGCGCCTGGGCGCCTTCGCCCCCGGGATGCCCGGCCGGTTCCTGCGCGGCGCTGCGTGCATGTACACGACCACGCCGGACGAGCACTTCGTCGTCGCCGTCCACCCGGAGCACCCGAACGTGACCGTGGCCTGCGGGTTCTCCGGGCACGGGTTCAAGTTCGTGCCGGTGATCGGCGAGATCCTCGCCGACCTGTCGACCACCGGGACGACGGCGCACCCGATCGACCTGTTCGACCCGCGCCGCGGTGCCTTATCGCGATAA
- a CDS encoding diguanylate cyclase domain-containing protein, whose translation MLSPRAAVADPARLAAIESYRLHGHAGDADLDAVVGYMARALDAPIAIINLVGPDLQCFPAEIGVGAAYSHVPDELSFCAYVVAMGATLEVPDAAEHPVFRDNPAVQAGAIRSYLGVPLVDEDGFVLGSLGVFDDEARTFTSEELDVLLVQVRLVRTVLSLRRQVAAHEWDARLLALQGRALEAVATGSRLEDILDLLSAAVRRLTPDADPDQLLALHDTVDRLTTIATDADGWRRAMTRIARQDPLTGLANRGHLLDAGRAALVDGGAVLFIDVDRFKEVNDRGGHAVGDQLLVRLAERLRDHLDDVPDAVVGRLGGDEFAAVLPGLDRDTAATIGHRLAAALVDEVDVGRRTVRVSASIGLAMAAPGTTFEQALHDADAAMYAAKERGRGVLHVGV comes from the coding sequence GTGCTGAGTCCGCGCGCCGCCGTCGCCGACCCCGCCCGCCTCGCCGCCATCGAGAGCTACCGCCTCCACGGACACGCCGGTGACGCCGACCTCGACGCCGTCGTCGGCTACATGGCCCGCGCGCTCGACGCCCCGATCGCGATCATCAACCTGGTCGGCCCCGACCTGCAGTGCTTCCCGGCCGAGATCGGCGTCGGCGCGGCCTACTCCCACGTCCCCGACGAGCTCTCCTTCTGCGCCTACGTCGTCGCCATGGGCGCCACCCTCGAGGTCCCCGACGCCGCCGAGCACCCGGTCTTCCGCGACAACCCCGCCGTGCAGGCCGGCGCCATCCGCTCCTACCTCGGCGTCCCGCTCGTCGACGAGGACGGCTTCGTCCTCGGCTCGCTCGGCGTCTTCGACGACGAGGCGCGCACCTTCACGAGCGAGGAGCTCGACGTCCTGCTCGTCCAGGTCCGCCTGGTGCGCACCGTCCTCTCGCTGCGCCGCCAGGTCGCCGCGCACGAGTGGGACGCCCGACTGCTCGCCCTGCAGGGCCGCGCCCTCGAGGCGGTCGCCACCGGCAGCCGGCTCGAGGACATCCTCGACCTGCTCTCCGCCGCCGTCCGCCGGCTCACCCCGGACGCCGACCCCGACCAGCTGCTCGCCCTCCACGACACCGTCGACCGGCTGACCACCATCGCCACCGACGCCGACGGCTGGCGGCGCGCCATGACCCGCATCGCCCGCCAGGACCCGCTCACCGGGCTGGCCAACCGCGGGCACCTCCTCGACGCCGGCCGCGCCGCCCTCGTCGACGGCGGCGCCGTCCTCTTCATCGACGTCGACCGGTTCAAGGAGGTCAACGACCGCGGCGGCCACGCGGTCGGCGACCAGCTGCTCGTCCGGCTCGCCGAGCGGCTGCGCGACCACCTGGACGACGTCCCGGACGCCGTCGTCGGCCGGCTCGGCGGCGACGAGTTCGCCGCCGTCCTCCCCGGACTGGACCGGGACACCGCGGCGACGATCGGGCACCGCCTCGCCGCCGCACTGGTCGACGAGGTGGACGTCGGACGGCGGACCGTCCGCGTCTCGGCCAGCATCGGCCTGGCCATGGCCGCCCCCGGGACGACGTTCGAGCAGGCCCTGCACGACGCCGACGCCGCCATGTACGCCGCCAAGGAGCGCGGCCGCGGGGTGCTGCACGTCGGCGTCTGA
- a CDS encoding acyl-CoA thioesterase, translating into MPRFVVPVQQRPGRDGTTPTSRHVPFYLAIEAASDVWQLALQQYCVPEIVPMDLAMVHVSSDFRRELFTGELTVDVEVRRIGTTSFTVGLALEQDDDDAGECEFVFALVDASRTAAIAISPAQRAVLEKMTR; encoded by the coding sequence GTGCCTCGCTTCGTCGTTCCGGTGCAGCAGCGACCCGGCCGGGACGGGACGACGCCGACCAGCCGGCACGTGCCGTTCTACCTGGCGATCGAGGCGGCGTCGGACGTCTGGCAGCTGGCCCTGCAGCAGTACTGCGTCCCCGAGATCGTGCCGATGGATCTTGCGATGGTGCACGTGTCCTCCGATTTCCGGCGGGAGCTGTTCACCGGAGAGCTGACCGTCGACGTCGAGGTCCGGCGGATTGGGACGACCTCCTTCACCGTCGGCCTGGCGCTCGAGCAGGACGACGACGACGCGGGGGAGTGCGAGTTCGTCTTCGCGCTGGTGGACGCGAGTCGGACCGCCGCGATCGCGATCAGCCCCGCCCAGCGCGCCGTCTTGGAGAAGATGACGCGGTGA
- a CDS encoding TIGR03086 family metal-binding protein, with protein MQLDLGPQTDEVIRIVTGVRDGQLDDPTPCEGTPVAGMLDHLMGLSLAFRMGAEKTPLDGGASASASALDPSWRSELPARLDALAAAWRDPIAWEGFATVGGASLPAPAMGGVALNEVLLHGWDLAVATGQEYRPDPASVEACLALVTEMNEPGNEELRNGQFGPVVPVPPSAPSLDRLLGLAGRSPSWPSR; from the coding sequence ATGCAGCTAGATCTCGGTCCGCAGACCGATGAGGTGATCAGGATCGTCACGGGGGTGCGGGACGGCCAGCTCGACGATCCGACCCCGTGCGAGGGGACGCCGGTGGCCGGGATGCTCGACCACCTGATGGGGCTGTCGCTGGCGTTCCGGATGGGCGCGGAGAAGACGCCGCTGGACGGCGGTGCGTCGGCCTCGGCGTCGGCGCTCGACCCGTCGTGGCGGTCGGAGCTGCCGGCGCGGCTCGATGCGCTGGCCGCGGCGTGGCGGGACCCGATCGCGTGGGAGGGCTTCGCGACGGTCGGTGGGGCGTCGCTGCCGGCACCGGCGATGGGCGGCGTCGCGCTCAACGAGGTGCTGCTCCACGGCTGGGACCTCGCGGTGGCGACCGGGCAGGAGTACCGGCCCGACCCCGCGTCGGTGGAGGCGTGCCTGGCCCTGGTCACCGAGATGAACGAGCCGGGCAACGAGGAGCTCCGCAACGGCCAGTTCGGCCCGGTCGTGCCGGTGCCTCCGTCGGCGCCCTCGCTGGACCGCCTGCTGGGCCTGGCCGGCCGCTCGCCTTCCTGGCCTTCTCGCTGA